The sequence CGTTAGAAAACATCTATTTTGGAACTGATAACTTTTTCAAGGAGAATCTGGCAACTATTTAATCATTTTGCAGATTTTGGGGTTGTAAACATTTAATTTGCATATATGTCTGTCATCttcagtcagtggcggatccgggggggggggggggggggcgatcagggcaatcttccccccccccctagcagggacttgttgccgacggctgcacagtatgtgcaggtccgttcggcagtgacagggtGCTAccaggctgctctgattgtgttttaaacacaatcagagcagccgggcagcacattgtcactgccgagcggacctgcacatagtgtgcagccgccagcagcttTAGATGGCAGAAagagggcggggcctaaatcgcgccccctaaatcgccccgggtatagcaattttctagatccgcccctgtcttcAGTGGTGTATCATGCCTTCCTAATGTTGGATCTTTGCAGTTCGTCGCTTTTCAGCTCTACATAGTATAATTAACTTTACTATGTTCTGAAAATGGGTATAGCGTCTGTGTGTTGTTCAGCTTTTTATTCtaatagaatattattatttatattttactctcTTGATTTGCAGAAACGTCCATGTAAATGTATAACATCACTTAACTAGACTGACACGAGCTTGAAAGCCAAGGTTTATATTGGCTTACACACACAGTTCTCCCCCACCAAAAGCTCCaattcttaggctgggtacacactacaggtttttcacctgattatcggaCCATTCGtacaataaacgaccattcggctgatatcgcattagtgtgtatacttaaatgattatcattccaaagcacatcgtatctgtttattttataaacagactaaaaatctctgtaaacGATGGAGCGATGTCCTTCCAATTCCGCAGTGTTCATGCACTCAGGGCCAGCAgcgtccatagatctctgtggagtgtgcagagtcatgatcttttcagccgatggttatgacagatgaagagcacaaatctgacggtaaatcatgtaaaacgtgtatagtgtgtacacatggatcgtgctgatcgggactttcagtcgttggtaaaattgttaacaaaatattgcattgggagaaatttttctgtagtgtgtacccagccttgctCCATTACTTTATCTATTTTTCCCACAGGTAGACTGTTAGCTCATTTGGTCAGGCCCATCTTAACTTTCATttcatgttatttatttgtatcatgatcctctCTGTGAACAGTGATACATTGGCACTTTATAAGTAAAAGATGATGATAATTAAGGTATTAGGAAGTAAATCGTGGCATACCTCTCGGCATTAGTTATTGTGACAGGCCACGCACACAAAGGGGAGTGGTCACACACCATATGGGGGCGGTGCCTAGAACAGGTTTCCCTCATATCCCTTCCACTAAAAGCACCCACCAGTGGTGTCatggtgagggagggcagagctCTCAACTTCCTGACAGTTGGTACAAACATGCCACGTGTGGTAGTCGTCTTAAATTGGGACACGTGGGGGTTACGCCGTGGATCTGTACTATATGGTGATCTCGGCAAGCAGACTTAATAGCAGCGTTCTAGGAACGTTCTATACTTCAACATTCATCCCGTAATATGTACAttagacaaaaaaaacatacagggTTAGTGTCCCTTCTTGAAGAgactatttttttaattctggAAATGAACTGcgaacacattattattatttatttattttttatcaaattaGTCTTATGGATTCTTTGTGAGGTACAACAAATTGTgctgtttttgtgttttgttttgtttttggttggtGTCTGGTTAGTTAATGAGACTCCATGATAATCAGAGTATGACTAAACAAGAATTTTGGTGGTTTAGAAAGTTCTTCAGTGTAAACTATCTTTCTCTCACCAGCTCTAGAGTAACTGTTATCATGTGTTAATAATCTGTGgtaaaggataataatagcaATGGTGCTCTGTATCATATGACGTGTGTATTCCAGCATGCAGGCGTGGCCTTCCTGTACCATCCCTGCGTACACCCGCATCTGAAGGAAGCATTATCCTCCGTGGCCCTAAGCTGCATGCCTGAACACATAATGACACCGCTCCAGACCCTCTCCAGAGAACGGGTAAGGTACATGCATTCATACACTGTCTGAAGAGTGTGACTGTTGTGTGGTTAGAAAGCCCCTCCTCCTTTAGTTCAGACTCCGCCCCAAATACCCACTTTGGTGTTACGAGGAGCTACACCTGTGTAATCTCTTACCCCGTTTGCAGTTTACACTCATGCAACAATCCCCCACTTCACACTAGATAAGAATGGGGCCTTTATATGTCTGCATTAAGCGGCAGTGTATTCTGTGGTGTTTTACAGGAAGGGAATAGACAGGTGTAAGAGTGTATATGTCATCACCAGTAATATATCTGGTCACTACGTCAGGTATACAGAGTGATTACAAACACAGCCAAGTTATGTAACGAATGTGCTGCTCTCCCTAGCACCGCATGCACGGTGTCAATGGAAGAAACACATATTCTATCTAGAGGCAGGTGCTGTATATTATCACACATCGGGAATGGATGACATCCGCATGGCTACGGTCGTTAGAAGAGTTTTATAGTGGCATGTTACATCCACATATAAATTGTATGGTTGCTTTTTGCCTGTTTAAAACAATATATCGGGCTGACACTTTGTTACTCACAGTGTCCATCTGTTGTACTTCCCATGATAACATCTCACTAGCTTTGTTCTTTTACAATCTGTTgtagatatttaattttattttggcaGAACAAATGATATGGAAGTTCCAACTTTtttaatatatggaaataagCAGGGTGTTACTGTGTGCAGTATATCTTatgttaattttcttttattgaaCCTCCTAATGATTAATAGGACAGAATAAACTTTTGTACAAACCCTAGTCCTACACACAGACCAGTAATAGTGTGTAATGTTTTATACAGGGTTGACTGTATCTTGCCTACATTGTCACTCTTGAAGTACTGCTGACCCTATACAGCTAGTCTTACAATAGAATGTAATagtactattttaaaaaaatgtttaatttttttaataactttgttGCTGCAAAACCGGTACTCTAAGGATAAAGTGAGAAAAACGGATACGCTAAAATGATGTTTCTTAACTAGAAGTCGgcagaaaaatatataacaatattggcAATTTATTATTGTCAAATAAggaatgtatttaaatgtaagtgGATCTCTTTTAACCTCTAAATCTTGCTGTCCTTGTCACACAAGAGGAGTGTATTATCTCCAGTCATGTCTGACTGCCTGGTGTGTTTACCACTAGGAGATGAGATCAGACACGTTGTACTCTCACAGACATCTATATTGCATCTAATTCCATTGCAGTGTTCTGATTGGATTTGATACAGGTCAAGAATCTGAGACGACGTTGCTCTCCTGTAACTGTGTATGAATCGGCCAATCCACACTGCTATATTTTGCATATCAAGTCTgcctagctgtcagtcactctctgctTGTTTAGCTACACATGCTCCTCCGCTAACATGGCAACTTGCCACAGGAGCCAGAGAGAGTAAGATAGACATATTTAGTTATGGATAAAGACTCCAGTTTTATTTATCACAGCAATACCTTTTATATGTCTTAATGTCAATTAGTGGCTCTAACTGtatcttgttttaaaatgtttccttGTTCTCAGTCTATAAAAGAATCCTCTTGTACTGAATTGTGGACATTTGTCACTTTTGTATGTCTTCTCCTTTCAGCCTATTGCTCTGGCTGCGTGGTGCTCGACCCTTGAGATGTCGCACATCAATGTGACTGAAATCAGGGACTGGCTGAGGGAAAACGTGCACCATGAGCGTCCGTcagaaacaggaggagatggCTCCTACCAGCATCTACTCATCCGACCGTCCTTTAAGGCGTCTGATGACACCGATATCTGCTCAGAGAGGAAACTACGGGTAAAGAACAGATGCTTTTACTCATGTTGTGAGATTTTAATGGCCGTCTTCACATTGTCATGCTGTAAggtcttaatatttacattagaattCCTGCACTGAGAATATGTCAGTAAAGTGATAGTTGAAAAATACTATTTGCTATAGAATGATATGCTACACAAAAATTGGGTTACGtgccagtatgtttttaaagagCTTCTAAAAGTGAATTACAACTCGATCCGATATGAAAAATGATATCTTACGGACTGGAAGTCTGACATGCATAGgaataggaaaatatattttcttcattTCTTTATTGAACTATTATCTTTAACTTCTCCAGTTTTGTTAAGGTTGACACCagcacagctttttttttttttttttttatgctcatCAAGATGAACCATCGTAGCTATCGTGTTTCCCAGATAAGACCTACCCTTACTTTCCCTGAACGGtccaaaataagccctaccccgaaaaTAAACCCCGAGCTAAATCCCCATTTTGCCTGGTCCCTGCGATACAATACAATGCccccagctcccccccccccccccctgcatgaaatggatgccgctgttaaagatttaacagtggcatccaatcacagctgcagTGTCTCACAGTGAGCGCGCACGCTTCCCTCGTTTTCTGTGAATGACGCTGGTGTGTGTGTCCGCGTCATTTACAGCAGCGCTGCGGAGGAGAGTACAGAAAAAGAGGAAagtgaagaaaaaagaagacCGGTAAGTAGGGTAAAGTATGTGCTAattaaaataagccctaccccgaaaataagccctaGGCAGTTTTTTGGGCTCCCCcaaaaaataagacagtgtcttattatcgggggAAATACGGTATCACTATAAGATTAAAACTGCGTGTGATTAAGCTTATTAAATGTcattgcacttttttgtgttaacTTTTAGCTTGTAATCATTTTTTGTGCTTATTTATGGCTTTGGGGAATATCTGATCAAGGACAAACAATAAAAACCTAAGCATgtttatgtcatttttttttatagtagtgATGTTGTATACATTGCAATACTAATTTATATCACTAGGTGGCTATGGACATTCTTctacaaacattttatatttattatgcagTACAGTTTAGATTTGGGAAGGATTCATATATGGTGCTGTATATGTAGTAGTTatgctatatattttataaaaatgtgatATTGCATTTAGGATGAAGGGTGGCACCAAGGATAATCTAGGCTGAAGTCAGTGAGTGATTATTTCCATTCTACTATGTGCCTTCTACAAAATCCTGAACGTGAAATTTTGTTTGGAATATTTTCAGGTTCTAAATCCTTTTCCAAACAAAGGAGCCAGGCTAAAGAgacatctttttaaaaaaagaagagcaATTTTACCAGTCACCCCAGTTTCCCACAATGCAGTGCTTTCTGGTGTATATACAAGCACTTTCTCTGCTACACCCTCTGGCCCGCCCACAGAGCCAGTCTTCAGCAAACAAACTATCGTTTCACATGTCGCAGTGACCGGGGAGAGTTCTCCTCCAAATCCTCTAACACCAACACCTCCTGTGAATTTATCTGAAGACACTGACTTTGGAGGGTCAAAATTTGGCATCCATAGCAGAGAGTTAGAAGGAAATGGCAAGACCAAAGTGACAGAGCTGCCAATACAATCACACATGCCCACATCAGGTGATATCGCACAAGGCTTAACTGGTACTAATTTGACGCACTCCATTGGAAAGAATACATCAGAGGTGATGGATCATGACAAGGAGAAGTCATTAAAGTCTGCTGTCGCCCAACAACTAGCGTCTCCGGAATCCCAACAGAATAAGGAGTCTCTGAGCCTTGTCACTAATATTGCCGCTACTCAGAAAACTGCAGATAAACTAACTGACAAGAATCGTTTGTCCAGCGTTACTGAGAAGCCCCCAGCACACAGCAGTGTGCAGAAACCAGAGTGCAGTTGTCGGCAAGATTCCACACCAGAATCGCCAGCCAACGTCATGAGAAGATTGGGCGCTGGTCAGCAGAAGAACGCTGATATTTATGTTTCCACTCCACGGACAGAAGAGGCAACCTGGGCAGCGGCATCGCTCATCTTCCTCTTGGTATTGCTCACCTTTTCAGTCTTGTACACACAAATCTATAAGAAGTTCCGCAAGAGCCAGAGCCTGTACTGGGCGTCAGGAAGTACCTCTGAAGAGACTGAGACGGTGGCATGTAAGTTTTATTTCCTAAACTTAATATTAAGTGCATATTATCTAGAAAAGGTATTGTTTTCACAATTATGTTTTGGCTATGTTTTATTTGCTGAGTAAAATACATGGAGTCTGGTGTCTGAGGAATGCTCATTCACAGATGTCTGTTAATACTTTGTTCCACCATCTGTCCAGTAGCCGGATGATGATGGTGCTGTTGCTGCCTGTGCAGCATTGCACAGTAATGCAGGTAAGGTGTGTCCTCTTCAATTATTAAAGCTAACCATTTAAAGGATCTGTAATTACAAACTTTTTATACTGCACAATCCACAGCTATGacggttttgttttttaaaagcacagcaggcaaaaattattatttttttattttttttaaagggctgCTATCTACTGATTGAGTATCGTTGTTAACTCTGAAACCTTTTGATAGAGCATACATTATAGTGTACACAcacaggaggcagccattttgtgtgttgGAACAAAATACTGGACAATGCAGTCTATAAACTTTCTAGTGATATCTCGGACGCATGAATATTGGCTCAGCTTACAGTCTGGCTGCCTATACTGTGTGCAGGCAATAATCCACTTTAATATTGTGTCTgcaatttgtatatatttagtaAAGAGTTGTTATTGTTGCCGTCTATTATTATGAAATTAAAATGTTCCTCCATGTAATATTATTAAGATGCCAATCTGTTTCTTTCCCATAGCGATTATCAAGAGGAGGTTGGTTCAAGGTCACAGCAAGCGCAAGAAATGGATTGGACGCAAGAAAAGCCCAGTGAGACTGTATGAAAGTCTAAGTGAGAGTTCTGACTAGCACAATCCACACCATCCAGTTTGGACACAACATGAGTGATCTGACCACGGACACGCCTGCTATGTACAGACAAGGCAGCTCTATTGTGGCTGTATCCAATATTCATCAGAGTCCATAATGGCTGCTCTGTGCTTCATGCCGTAGTGACGTTCCCAGCAAattgaatattggttcatcccacaaTCCCAGCATTAAAGTGGGTTCTGTCACCttcacacagtggagacagagtTCAAtcactctgtcaagctgtccGTTATGAACACGGCCTGTGTGATGCTTCCATCAGTCCCGTGTTGGGGAGTTTTTCCCGGCTCTAGACCATGGCTGGATATTTCATAAAGTGGACGTGTGTCTGTTTGACATGCACATGTGTTCCGGACACATTGGAAAAGCATAAGATGTTATGTATTAGACATTATTACTTCATCTGCCTATGCGTCCCATCATTAAATATTGTTATGGTGTAGCTGCCCATTCACAGGTCATTCAGCTCAGTCACTGAATGGGTCTGTAAGCAAATTGGACCACACTTAAAGGTCAAAAAGTGCCTAAAGTTTCTGCCTCCTGGttatccagtgacatcactcataGTGTTGGGGAAGGGGTATAAATGAATGACACTGCAGGAACCTTTAAGTGTAGTCAGGTTGTGGGCTGTGTGCTTCAGATCTTGTATTCCTGGCTCTAGATTTAAAGGATCATCAGCACCAACCTGACTCTGCACTTCTCTAACGGCACTGGACCTTGCAGCTGGGTATTTCtttatttccctcattttcttcccctttattcttaaatcccaatgtttaacAACTTGCTTTTCTTACTCTCCTTTCAtgacattatctttaggactatatcatccttcacccttcctgtAACACACATCTCTGTCCACATAtccccttcattactccactcgcCTCTATTTAACACTCGGGAAAATATCCATGTTTATATTCACTAActacactgctaaacaaacatactaacAATATTCTCACCCTTTCAGCAGAAAATAAAAGGTatcacatcttacaatcatctttcctatctttctctgcttctattagctggtgatatatcacctaatccaggtcctcaCCACATCCCCCATACACGTATACCAGAACACTACTGAAattcagcaaacctcaaacacatcccCTGTAtcccctgtctcccctctctttcaAAGACCTTTAAATGGAATATGGAAtacacgctctgtttgtaacaaaattACCTCCATACACGATCTctttctctcaaacaacctcaaccttctggcaataactgaaacctggctcacacAATCCGACActacctcacctgcagccctttcatatAGTGGCCTCCATtttacccacacctccagacctggaggcagacaaggaggtggggttggactacatcactccccacagtgcacattcacagccCTAACAATTGTCTCATCCCTTACGttaacatcttttgaagtacatgcttttCGGATTTGGAATCCATTCTCTATTCTTGGACCACAGCAACAATTTCTTTCatacttctctgcatggctcctttACTTcgtatcttctgacatccccaccatcatcatgggtgatttcaatatccctattgctaatccacgttccattgctgcttccaaactactctaacTTCCtctcttgacctctcccagtggattgaatcctctactcatcgggatggccactatcttgatcttgttttttctAGACATTGCTCAGTTCCTGATTTCCTTAACACGCCTTTttccctcttggatcatcacctttaTCGGCTACAAGCTCTCTCCTAGTattttaacctccctgctgtctctCTACCAAGtctcctcatacccacagaaatcttaTCTCTATTAATGTTCCACAGTTTTCCACCTGTCTGCAACACATTCTTTTcctaatttctacattctcctcccctgaaactgcagttcctcattttcgctaaaaccctagcaacagcccttgatcaagtggctcggACGACACTTCATACTCTGTCGGCTTTGTTGTCAAACGTGGaaaactaaagtaacacaaaatctacaaaaactttctttcAAGATggtctggacactgctaaacaaacatactaacAATATCTCATCTGTGCtcaagcttctaaccccaaaagCCTTTTTAACAACTTTCAATCTCTTCTTAGCCCTCCCaacccaaaccctccgactactatcagtgcctaAGATCTTGCTTCTTACTTCAAGTACAAGATTGATAAAGTCTAACTTGAAATGgaatcatctccctcgacaaacCATCAggtcaattccttcccagcatcctccgATACCttatcttcatttgatcccacaaatgaagaggaagtatcTACTTTTTGTATTCCTATTCTAtctcctgttctcttgatcccataccctctcaaattggtaggtccctgtgcctacctctaactaaaatctgtaatctatctctctctcctggTATCTTTcgatcactattcaagcacacagaGATTACTTatattctgtaaaaacaaaattctgactcaAACACTCTCTCAATCTCAGCTCCCATACCCCTCAAAGCTTTCAGAGAATTGCCTATACTCACATAACCTATTGGATCGTTTTCATTGTCAACACTACAGAAACTGCAACAACTAAGGTTGTcagtgatctgatcactgctaaacctAAAagtcattactctcttctaattctactGGAGCTCCCTATATGAAAAGAGTGGTCAACTGTCAAACACAATCCCTAGGACttagacactgtcctatcctggttctcatcctacctatctaatcgctatTTCAGTGTTCGTTTCTCTGGATCCAGCTCtgttccgcttcctttatcagttgggagtaccacaaggctcagtcctaggtcctctgcttttctgtatctacaccacttttcttggaaaactaataagctcatttAGATTTCAGTATCGTCTCTCtacagatgatacccaaatctatctatcctctcctgatgtctcgacatctgtgttgtctcacgttactcactgtttttctgccatttcatctctgATGTCCTATCGCCagcttaatctttcaaaaacagaataatattcccactgaacgatagaagcttcctgcctgacatttctatttctgttgacatgaccattaatcccaccccgcaagctcaatgcctaggtgtaatccttgactcataactatcctttgttccccatatcGACACAtaaatatctaaatcatgttacatacatctaaaaaaaaccatttccagaatatgcacatctCATATAaggcactgcaaaaaccttaattcatgcactcatctcccgcattgcaATCCCTCAGTACTAGTCTACCCCTACAATCTAATATTTTGCATGTAACAGCTAGATTGATtctccttgcaaatcgttcttactctgctgagccactttgagtctctacattagttgcctgtttttcactgaatccaatataaaatactcctaATAACACACAAGGCCATCAACATAACTACACC is a genomic window of Mixophyes fleayi isolate aMixFle1 chromosome 2, aMixFle1.hap1, whole genome shotgun sequence containing:
- the TP53I13 gene encoding tumor protein p53-inducible protein 13 isoform X2; this translates as MKSTNLTHAGVAFLYHPCVHPHLKEALSSVALSCMPEHIMTPLQTLSRERPIALAAWCSTLEMSHINVTEIRDWLRENVHHERPSETGGDGSYQHLLIRPSFKASDDTDICSERKLRVLNPFPNKGARLKRHLFKKRRAILPVTPVSHNAVLSGVYTSTFSATPSGPPTEPVFSKQTIVSHVAVTGESSPPNPLTPTPPVNLSEDTDFGGSKFGIHSRELEGNGKTKVTELPIQSHMPTSGDIAQGLTGTNLTHSIGKNTSEVMDHDKEKSLKSAVAQQLASPESQQNKESLSLVTNIAATQKTADKLTDKNRLSSVTEKPPAHSSVQKPECSCRQDSTPESPANVMRRLGAGQQKNADIYVSTPRTEEATWAAASLIFLLVLLTFSVLYTQIYKKFRKSQSLYWASGSTSEETETVASIIKRRLVQGHSKRKKWIGRKKSPVRLYESLSESSD
- the TP53I13 gene encoding tumor protein p53-inducible protein 13 isoform X1 → MWRLCAVSAVLLIPSHVQSAVCDDGQFNIQFDLPDENVYLCTGDYIPVPKQVFPSIATRYKPEYSYHACMDTNIDYTVPIPNSGAHRPIWAKYGEYIYCPPQRWVHNLQHAGVAFLYHPCVHPHLKEALSSVALSCMPEHIMTPLQTLSRERPIALAAWCSTLEMSHINVTEIRDWLRENVHHERPSETGGDGSYQHLLIRPSFKASDDTDICSERKLRVLNPFPNKGARLKRHLFKKRRAILPVTPVSHNAVLSGVYTSTFSATPSGPPTEPVFSKQTIVSHVAVTGESSPPNPLTPTPPVNLSEDTDFGGSKFGIHSRELEGNGKTKVTELPIQSHMPTSGDIAQGLTGTNLTHSIGKNTSEVMDHDKEKSLKSAVAQQLASPESQQNKESLSLVTNIAATQKTADKLTDKNRLSSVTEKPPAHSSVQKPECSCRQDSTPESPANVMRRLGAGQQKNADIYVSTPRTEEATWAAASLIFLLVLLTFSVLYTQIYKKFRKSQSLYWASGSTSEETETVASIIKRRLVQGHSKRKKWIGRKKSPVRLYESLSESSD